The genomic interval CCGTGGCACCAAGCCTGGAAGCAATTGATAAAGTGTTGTCAGTTGAAAAGGAGTCAACAATGAAAATTTTATCCGTTACCTGCTGCAGACTCCTGATGCATCTTTCAATATGCCTGGACTCATTGTGCGTTAAGATGATGACGGATAAATCAATCATACAAAGATAAATACGATATTAAAGTAATGACATGGCCAAAAAAATGTGGTGCAAATGTAGTTAGATTTTCTTAATCTTCTTGTATTCTTCCAATAACTGATTGGCAACTACCTTGATGTCAAAGTTTTCCGTAACCATCTTGTACGCACTTTTTACCAATGTTTCTGCATAATCCTGATCTTGTAATATTTTAAGAAGTCCTTTTGCTACTCCATCACTGTTTAAAGGTGTAAGATAGGCGGCGTTATACTTCCTGATATAATCACCAAAGCCAACCCGGTCAGATACCAACGTGGCTACTTTTGAAGTCATAGCTTCCAGAACCGCAATGGAAAAACCTTCGGAATAGGAGGGAAGTACGAAAAGATCAGCATCAGATAAAGCCTCTTTTTTATCTGTATCGGTGAGCATACCAACCAGTTTTATCTTATTTCCAAGATTATTCTTTTGAATAAAATCTTCCGTTTCTGATTGATAACCGTCATCAGGACCGGCTAGAATCAGTATGGCATTCGGTAGTTTTTCGTGCACTTTCAGAAAGGCTGGAAGCAGGAGATCCAAACCCTTTTTAATATTCAGCCTTCCCATAAACAGGATCACTTGCTGATCCGTCCCGATCTGATGTTTGTTACGAAACAAACCCTTTTTCGGGAGGTTGGCATATTCCGAAAGCTTCATTCCGTTTGGAATGATCACCATATTTTTTGGCTCATAGCCCAGATAACGGATTACATCCTGTTGTTCATCTGTATTATTAATCTGGATCAGGTCAGCTTTGCCCAAAAGCCTTTTCTGATATAAAATGGTAACCAGGTCTTTTTTCCATTTGCTATGTGCTACTGCCCATTTATCAAGAAGCCCGTGAATGGTTATCACCATCACAGCATGATTCGGTATCAGGAATGGCGCCAGGCTGCCGAAATGCCAGATTCCGTGCATGTGAATGACGTCATATTCCGTTATATGTGTCTTTAAGTATTGGTACATACCAATCGAAAATTCACGGTAATAATTGCTAACCGGAGTAGTTCTGGCACATTCTATCAGCCGTGCACCTTCCGGAACAGGATAACTTTTTTCACCTGGTGTCATCGGACTCAGAATATCTACCTGATGTCCCTGACGAAGTACTTCATTGGTATGATCATAAATGATCCTTGCCGGGCCGCCAATTGCCCAGGTGTAGGCGCATATGTTTAAAATCCGCATGTTTTGATTAATGTGTGGATAGCAATACTAAATATATTGTGTAATCAGATTTCATAGGCTACTATAAGAATTAACCATTTCAGCAGCAACTTTTTTTGAAGAAAACCGTTTAATTAATCTTTTTGATTCTAGGCCCATCGAAAGAATTTTATGAGGATTTTCAATAAAAAACCGAAGGGAATTTTCTAATTCAGGTTGTACTTTCGGATCAAAGGTAAAACCGTTTGTACCATTTTCTAAAAGGTCTTCTGCACAGCCGCAGTTTTTTGAAACAATAACAGGCATTTCACAAACCATTGCTTCATTCACAACCAACCCCCACGGTTCAGATAAGCTTGGAAGTACAAGTACATCGCTTTTTGCCAGCCAGTCCGGGACTTTGTGCCATGGAAAACCGCCGGCAAATTTTATCTTATCAGCTAATGCACTTTCCCTTGCCAATATTTCCAGATTTAATCTTGATGGCCCGTCTCCAACAAACAGTAAACCCCATTGTTTTGCAATAGAAATGTCTTTTTGTGAAGCAACATAAGCTTTTATCAGCATTTCAAGATTTTTTTCGGGAGCGAGCCTGCCCACAAAAATAAAATTATGGTTGCCGGACGCTAATCCCGTTTCCGATTGCTTTTTTGCCAGATCATAATTTGCTCTGATCATATCTTCGTCAATAACGGCGGCATTATTTACGGCAATCTGAGCAGGTTTTACACCCAGACTAATCAGATAATCGGCGGAAGTTTTGCCAAAACAAAAAAATGCATTAGCCTGGTTTAAAATCCAGCTTTTAATTTTCTCTTTTATAAGAGAATGGTTATTGTCG from Dyadobacter sp. NIV53 carries:
- a CDS encoding glycosyltransferase; the encoded protein is MRILNICAYTWAIGGPARIIYDHTNEVLRQGHQVDILSPMTPGEKSYPVPEGARLIECARTTPVSNYYREFSIGMYQYLKTHITEYDVIHMHGIWHFGSLAPFLIPNHAVMVITIHGLLDKWAVAHSKWKKDLVTILYQKRLLGKADLIQINNTDEQQDVIRYLGYEPKNMVIIPNGMKLSEYANLPKKGLFRNKHQIGTDQQVILFMGRLNIKKGLDLLLPAFLKVHEKLPNAILILAGPDDGYQSETEDFIQKNNLGNKIKLVGMLTDTDKKEALSDADLFVLPSYSEGFSIAVLEAMTSKVATLVSDRVGFGDYIRKYNAAYLTPLNSDGVAKGLLKILQDQDYAETLVKSAYKMVTENFDIKVVANQLLEEYKKIKKI
- a CDS encoding glycosyltransferase family 4 protein, whose translation is MRILVIHNQLWAHYKSKLFSEINNCLKEKHPESRFLVVHIALYEASRGSMQDEDNFQYVYPYQVLFNRSLDQVGFKERFTALIKAFDDFKPTILNVTGYFDRAQILLMVYARAKGVKIVLSSESSSADNNHSLIKEKIKSWILNQANAFFCFGKTSADYLISLGVKPAQIAVNNAAVIDEDMIRANYDLAKKQSETGLASGNHNFIFVGRLAPEKNLEMLIKAYVASQKDISIAKQWGLLFVGDGPSRLNLEILARESALADKIKFAGGFPWHKVPDWLAKSDVLVLPSLSEPWGLVVNEAMVCEMPVIVSKNCGCAEDLLENGTNGFTFDPKVQPELENSLRFFIENPHKILSMGLESKRLIKRFSSKKVAAEMVNSYSSL